A single region of the Massilia sp. erpn genome encodes:
- a CDS encoding acyl-CoA dehydrogenase family protein, protein MDFELTEEQLAFQQTARAFAEGELAPFAAQWDAEAIFPAEALAKAGELGFCGIYSPEDVGGLGLSRLDATIVFEELAAADPSTTAYLTIHNMATWMLCTWGGEALRREWGPLMTSGRKFGSYCLTEPGAGSDAASLKTRAERTLDGYVLNGAKAFISGAGVSDMLVVMARTGGSGASGISAFAVPADTPGIAYGRKEEKMGWNSQPTRSVTFDNVRVPASHLLGEEGEGFKIAMRGLDGGRINIATCSVGAAQGALNAAQRYVTERKQFNRTLADFQAIQFKLADMLTELVAARQMVRLAATKLDARAPYATAYCAMAKRLATDLGFQVCNEALQIHGGYGYIREYPLERLVRDARVHQILEGTNEIMRSIVARHFLATTSTGEIR, encoded by the coding sequence ATGGATTTCGAACTGACTGAAGAGCAGCTGGCGTTCCAGCAGACGGCGCGCGCCTTCGCCGAGGGCGAACTGGCGCCGTTCGCGGCGCAGTGGGATGCGGAGGCCATCTTCCCGGCCGAGGCGCTGGCCAAGGCCGGTGAGCTGGGCTTTTGCGGCATCTATTCGCCGGAGGACGTGGGTGGCCTGGGCCTGTCGCGGCTGGACGCCACCATCGTTTTCGAGGAACTGGCGGCGGCCGACCCGTCCACCACGGCCTATCTGACCATCCACAATATGGCGACGTGGATGCTGTGCACCTGGGGCGGCGAGGCGCTACGCCGGGAATGGGGACCGCTGATGACGAGCGGCCGCAAATTCGGCTCCTACTGCCTGACCGAACCGGGCGCGGGCTCCGACGCCGCCTCGCTCAAAACGCGGGCCGAGCGCACGCTGGACGGCTATGTGCTGAACGGCGCCAAGGCCTTCATCTCCGGCGCGGGCGTGAGCGATATGCTGGTGGTGATGGCGCGCACCGGCGGTTCCGGCGCCTCCGGCATCTCGGCCTTTGCCGTGCCGGCCGACACACCCGGCATCGCCTACGGCCGCAAGGAGGAGAAGATGGGCTGGAACAGCCAGCCCACGCGCTCCGTCACCTTCGACAATGTGCGCGTGCCGGCCAGCCACCTGCTGGGCGAGGAAGGCGAAGGCTTCAAGATCGCCATGCGCGGCCTGGATGGTGGCCGCATCAATATCGCCACCTGCTCGGTGGGCGCAGCCCAGGGCGCGCTCAACGCGGCCCAGCGCTACGTCACGGAGCGCAAGCAGTTCAACCGCACGCTGGCCGACTTCCAGGCCATCCAGTTCAAGCTGGCCGATATGCTGACCGAGCTGGTGGCCGCTCGCCAGATGGTGCGCCTGGCCGCCACCAAGCTCGATGCACGGGCGCCCTACGCCACCGCCTACTGCGCCATGGCCAAGCGCCTGGCGACCGACCTGGGCTTCCAGGTCTGCAACGAGGCGCTGCAGATCCACGGCGGCTATGGCTATATCCGCGAATATCCGCTGGAAAGGCTGGTGCGCGACGCGCGCGTGCACCAGATCCTGGAAGGCACGAACGAAATCATGCGCAGCATCGTGGCGCGTCATTTTCTGGCAACCACTTCAACAGGAGAGATTCGTTGA
- a CDS encoding enoyl-CoA hydratase/isomerase family protein encodes MSAAVLFEELPAGGGKRLGIATLNAEKSLNSLSLEMVHALTERLTVWAADDGIAVVLLQAAGEKAFCAGGDLQNLYASMRQHHSSPEHDDAAANQYAADFFRHEYRLDYQIHTYPKPLLCWGHGIVMGGGIGLMAGASHRVVTGQSRLAMPEISIGLFPDVGGSWLLSRMPGKTGLFLALTGAQVRAADALFLGLADHGIAQDNKAAVLAALLEQPWSGQRADNDRLLTQLLRRHADPALAEAGSVQQHFETINRLCGAASLAQIVAALSQHASDDAWFNKAIATLRAGSPGSIALSHALQQRVAGLALADVFRLEYIAALHCAARPDFAEGIRALLIDKDGKPGWQPPTLQQVSTSWLEGFFTAPAWPAHPLADLGQPL; translated from the coding sequence ATGAGCGCTGCCGTCCTGTTTGAAGAACTGCCGGCCGGCGGCGGCAAGCGCCTCGGCATCGCCACGCTGAATGCGGAGAAGTCGCTCAACTCGCTCTCGCTGGAGATGGTGCATGCGCTGACCGAGCGCCTCACCGTCTGGGCCGCCGACGACGGCATCGCCGTGGTGCTGCTGCAGGCGGCGGGCGAAAAAGCCTTCTGCGCCGGCGGTGACCTGCAGAACCTGTACGCCTCGATGCGCCAGCACCACTCCTCGCCCGAGCATGACGATGCGGCGGCGAACCAGTACGCGGCCGATTTCTTCCGGCACGAGTACCGCCTCGACTACCAGATCCACACTTATCCCAAGCCGCTGCTGTGCTGGGGCCATGGCATTGTGATGGGCGGCGGCATCGGCCTGATGGCGGGCGCCAGCCACCGCGTCGTGACCGGGCAATCGCGCCTGGCCATGCCGGAAATCTCGATCGGTCTGTTCCCCGATGTGGGCGGCAGCTGGCTGCTGTCGCGCATGCCGGGCAAGACCGGCCTGTTCCTGGCGCTGACCGGCGCCCAGGTGCGCGCCGCCGACGCCCTCTTCCTCGGCCTGGCCGACCACGGCATCGCCCAGGATAACAAGGCTGCCGTGCTGGCCGCCCTGCTGGAGCAACCCTGGAGCGGCCAGCGCGCCGACAACGACCGCCTGCTGACCCAACTGCTGCGCCGCCACGCCGATCCCGCGCTGGCCGAAGCCGGCTCGGTGCAGCAGCATTTCGAAACCATCAACCGCCTGTGCGGCGCGGCCAGCCTGGCGCAGATCGTGGCGGCGCTGAGCCAGCACGCCAGCGACGACGCGTGGTTCAACAAGGCCATCGCCACCCTGCGCGCCGGTTCGCCCGGCTCCATCGCGCTGTCGCACGCCCTGCAGCAGCGCGTGGCCGGCCTGGCGCTGGCCGACGTGTTCCGCCTCGAATACATCGCCGCCCTGCATTGCGCGGCGCGGCCTGATTTCGCCGAAGGCATCCGCGCCCTGCTGATCGACAAGGACGGCAAGCCGGGCTGGCAGCCACCCACGCTGCAGCAGGTCAGCACCAGCTGGCTGGAAGGCTTCTTCACCGCCCCGGCATGGCCGGCGCACCCGCTGGCCGATCTGGGCCAGCCGCTGTAA
- a CDS encoding head GIN domain-containing protein, with product MRLPLAFAALLSLGGCVIVVPENAQYSWPASGSGINGDGVITKEIRQVSGAAALDIDVRRRIDLDVDIQIGKTASLQIEGDSNLLPRVFIDDKGPVLRIWTDDDLRSTRPIRIRYTVPQLREVEANGSVRVHIDGLNGGALSLAQRGSGRMDLRGRVDQLDIHNAGSGNLTGEGLDSGATRVTMNGSGKVDLGTVRGEHLRVAIHGSGSFSANGNVRTLDVNLHGSGGARLSGLRAEIADLTSNGSGSIVASASDKLQAATNGSGSITVYGNPAQRSISGKRTSVVQ from the coding sequence ATGCGCTTGCCACTCGCCTTTGCCGCCCTGCTCTCTCTTGGCGGCTGCGTTATTGTCGTTCCCGAAAATGCCCAGTACAGCTGGCCCGCGTCCGGCTCCGGCATCAATGGCGATGGCGTGATCACCAAGGAAATCCGCCAGGTCAGCGGCGCGGCCGCACTCGATATCGATGTGCGCCGCCGCATCGACCTCGACGTCGATATCCAGATCGGCAAGACGGCCTCGCTGCAGATCGAAGGCGACAGCAATCTGCTGCCGCGCGTCTTCATCGACGACAAAGGCCCGGTACTGCGCATCTGGACCGACGACGACCTGCGCAGCACGCGGCCGATCCGCATCCGCTACACCGTGCCGCAGCTGCGCGAAGTGGAAGCCAACGGCTCGGTGCGCGTCCACATCGATGGCCTGAACGGCGGCGCCTTGAGCCTGGCCCAGCGCGGCTCCGGCCGCATGGACTTGCGCGGCCGCGTCGACCAGCTCGACATCCACAACGCCGGCTCCGGCAACCTGACCGGCGAAGGCCTGGACAGCGGCGCCACCCGCGTCACCATGAACGGTTCCGGCAAGGTCGACCTGGGCACGGTGCGCGGCGAGCATCTGCGCGTGGCCATCCACGGCTCCGGCTCGTTCAGCGCCAACGGCAATGTGCGCACGCTGGACGTCAACCTGCACGGCTCGGGCGGCGCCCGCCTGTCCGGCCTGCGCGCCGAAATCGCCGACCTGACCAGCAATGGCTCGGGCAGCATCGTCGCCTCCGCGTCCGACAAGCTGCAGGCCGCCACCAACGGTTCCGGCAGCATCACTGTCTACGGCAACCCGGCCCAGCGCAGCATCAGCGGCAAACGCACCAGCGTGGTGCAGTAA
- a CDS encoding enoyl-CoA hydratase — MSDYTNLELAIEGHTALVTLANPPANTFTRDGLASLARLVQDLNDNPRITSLIVTGAGEKFFSAGADLKQFAGGDKAMAREMARRFGEAFETLSRFRGVSIAAINGYAMGGGLECALACDIRIAESQAQMALPEATVGLLPCAGGTQNLPWIVGEGWAKRMVLLGERVNADTALRIGLVEEVVATGQSLTRAFELARMADKQSPTSILACKRLLQGARSAPLTQVLPVEREAFVDLFDTYDQAEGVNAFLEKRAPKWSNA, encoded by the coding sequence TTGAGCGACTACACCAACCTGGAGCTGGCCATCGAAGGCCACACCGCCCTTGTCACGCTGGCCAACCCGCCCGCCAACACCTTCACCCGCGACGGCCTGGCGTCCCTGGCCCGGCTGGTGCAGGATTTGAACGACAACCCGCGCATCACCAGCCTGATCGTGACCGGCGCGGGCGAGAAATTCTTCTCCGCCGGGGCGGATCTGAAACAGTTCGCCGGCGGCGACAAGGCCATGGCGCGCGAGATGGCGCGCCGCTTCGGCGAGGCGTTTGAAACCTTGTCGCGCTTCCGCGGCGTCTCGATCGCCGCCATCAACGGCTACGCCATGGGCGGCGGCCTGGAATGCGCGCTGGCCTGCGATATCCGCATCGCCGAAAGCCAGGCCCAGATGGCCCTGCCGGAAGCCACGGTGGGCCTGCTGCCCTGCGCCGGCGGCACGCAGAACCTGCCCTGGATCGTGGGCGAAGGCTGGGCCAAGCGCATGGTGCTGCTGGGCGAACGCGTGAACGCCGACACGGCGCTGCGCATCGGCCTGGTGGAGGAAGTGGTGGCGACCGGCCAGTCCCTGACCCGCGCTTTCGAACTGGCGCGCATGGCCGACAAGCAAAGCCCGACCAGCATCCTCGCCTGCAAGCGCCTGCTGCAAGGGGCGCGCAGCGCGCCGCTGACCCAGGTGCTGCCGGTGGAGCGCGAAGCCTTCGTCGACCTGTTCGACACCTACGACCAGGCCGAGGGCGTCAACGCCTTCCTGGAAAAACGCGCGCCGAAGTGGAGCAATGCATGA
- a CDS encoding tetratricopeptide repeat protein has protein sequence MHKHLSLRPLGALLLASASLLPAHAASKLNPPGTIEPAPLDISCLNPAPMQKPQNGELRLAVQISADGLLLETVFLAPGNNEEQRQLALASARNCRYRPGSSPAGRPTDAWTELGFRWDIGPASENPVLIQQLASQRAAAEQGQAAAQYELAHMLEYGRGAPADPAQALRWYRAAAEQGFPAAQFWLGNAYAKGRAGLARDSAEALHWLRTAAANGSAEAQNYLGAMYQRGEGVPRDSGVAVGWYAKAAHLGLAVAQNNLGVMYWRGEGVEKEPAMAFAWYLKAAAQGEAWSMYNLSYAYTHGVGIGRNEAEGRKWLERAAERGNSSAQVQLGYALMQSAQNEAEQATAAAWYRKAAEQGNASGQNNLGYAYETGSGVPRDYAQALAWYRKAIVQNNSYAQSALGGMYEEGRGMPKNLYEAVRWYGLASAQNNPEAMRKLGMLYEAGRGLEKDPAQAFQHFTVAAERGDRIAAERLVRVYENGELGQAASKELAEKWRGKGQACPAPASNGGAQ, from the coding sequence ATGCATAAACACCTGTCTCTGCGCCCTCTGGGCGCTCTCCTGCTGGCCAGCGCCAGCCTGCTTCCCGCCCACGCCGCCAGCAAGCTCAATCCACCCGGTACGATCGAACCAGCACCGCTGGACATCAGCTGCCTGAACCCGGCGCCGATGCAGAAACCGCAAAATGGCGAATTGCGGCTGGCGGTGCAGATCAGCGCCGATGGCCTGCTGCTGGAGACGGTGTTTCTGGCGCCAGGCAATAACGAGGAACAACGGCAACTGGCCCTGGCCAGTGCCCGTAACTGCCGCTACCGGCCCGGCAGCTCGCCGGCAGGCCGGCCCACCGATGCCTGGACCGAGCTGGGCTTCCGCTGGGATATCGGCCCGGCGTCGGAAAATCCCGTACTGATCCAACAGCTGGCAAGCCAGCGCGCAGCGGCCGAGCAAGGCCAGGCTGCCGCGCAGTACGAGCTGGCGCATATGCTTGAATATGGGCGCGGCGCCCCAGCCGATCCGGCGCAAGCGCTGCGCTGGTATCGCGCCGCGGCCGAACAAGGCTTCCCGGCGGCCCAGTTCTGGCTGGGGAATGCCTATGCCAAAGGCCGCGCAGGCCTGGCGCGCGACAGCGCCGAGGCACTGCACTGGCTGCGCACCGCCGCCGCCAACGGTTCGGCGGAAGCGCAAAACTATCTGGGCGCCATGTACCAGCGCGGCGAAGGCGTTCCGCGCGACAGCGGCGTGGCCGTCGGCTGGTATGCCAAGGCAGCGCATCTGGGCCTGGCCGTGGCGCAAAATAATCTGGGTGTCATGTACTGGCGCGGCGAAGGCGTGGAAAAAGAACCGGCCATGGCCTTCGCCTGGTATCTGAAAGCGGCCGCGCAAGGCGAGGCCTGGTCCATGTACAACCTCTCCTACGCCTATACGCATGGGGTGGGCATCGGACGCAATGAGGCCGAAGGCAGGAAGTGGCTGGAGCGCGCGGCGGAACGCGGCAACAGCAGCGCCCAGGTGCAGCTGGGCTATGCGTTGATGCAGTCGGCCCAGAACGAAGCCGAACAAGCCACAGCCGCCGCCTGGTACCGCAAGGCCGCCGAACAAGGCAATGCCTCGGGCCAGAACAATCTCGGCTACGCTTACGAGACCGGCAGCGGCGTGCCGCGCGACTATGCGCAGGCGCTGGCCTGGTACCGCAAGGCCATCGTCCAAAACAACAGCTACGCGCAGAGCGCCCTGGGCGGCATGTATGAGGAGGGACGCGGCATGCCCAAGAACCTGTACGAAGCGGTGCGCTGGTACGGCCTCGCCTCGGCGCAGAACAACCCTGAAGCCATGCGCAAGCTGGGCATGCTGTACGAGGCCGGGCGCGGGCTGGAAAAAGACCCCGCGCAAGCCTTCCAGCACTTCACGGTGGCGGCCGAACGCGGCGACAGGATTGCCGCCGAGCGCCTGGTCCGCGTCTACGAAAACGGCGAGCTGGGCCAGGCCGCCAGCAAGGAGCTGGCAGAGAAGTGGCGCGGCAAGGGGCAAGCTTGCCCGGCACCGGCCAGCAACGGCGGCGCGCAGTAA
- the mmsB gene encoding 3-hydroxyisobutyrate dehydrogenase yields MSNIAFIGLGNMGGPMALNLVKAGHRVNVFDLSREAVGRLAEAGALAASSARAMLEGAEIVISMLPASQHVEALYLGPDGILSQIEAGALVIDCSTIAPHSAVKVAQAAAARGLAMIDAPVSGGTAGAVAGTLTFIVGGAAEALERARPVLAQMGKNIFHAGANGAGQTAKICNNMMLGILMAGTAEALALGVANGLDPKVLSDIMGKSSGRNWALELYNPYPGVMDNVPATRGYQGGFGVDLMLKDLGLAAEAALAARAAIPLGELARNLYALHSGSGAGALDFSSILQLLQAAPRS; encoded by the coding sequence ATGAGTAATATTGCATTCATCGGCCTGGGCAATATGGGCGGGCCGATGGCCCTGAACCTGGTCAAGGCAGGCCATCGCGTCAATGTCTTCGACCTCTCGCGCGAAGCCGTCGGCCGCCTGGCGGAAGCCGGCGCGCTGGCCGCCAGCAGCGCGCGCGCCATGCTCGAAGGCGCGGAGATCGTCATTTCCATGCTGCCCGCCAGCCAGCACGTGGAAGCCCTGTACCTGGGCCCGGACGGCATCCTGTCCCAGATCGAGGCCGGCGCGCTGGTGATCGATTGCAGCACCATCGCCCCGCACAGCGCCGTCAAGGTGGCGCAGGCGGCGGCCGCGCGCGGCCTGGCCATGATCGACGCGCCGGTATCGGGCGGCACGGCCGGCGCCGTGGCCGGCACGCTGACCTTCATCGTCGGCGGCGCGGCCGAAGCGCTGGAGCGCGCCCGCCCCGTGCTGGCGCAGATGGGCAAGAACATCTTTCACGCCGGGGCCAATGGCGCCGGCCAGACCGCCAAGATCTGCAACAATATGATGCTGGGCATCCTGATGGCCGGTACGGCCGAAGCCCTGGCCCTGGGCGTGGCCAACGGCCTCGATCCCAAGGTGCTGTCGGACATCATGGGCAAGAGCTCGGGCCGCAACTGGGCGCTGGAGCTGTACAACCCCTACCCCGGCGTAATGGACAATGTGCCGGCCACGCGCGGCTACCAGGGCGGCTTCGGCGTCGACCTGATGCTGAAGGACCTGGGCCTGGCCGCCGAAGCGGCGCTGGCGGCGCGCGCCGCCATTCCGCTGGGCGAGCTGGCGCGCAATCTGTACGCCCTGCACAGCGGCAGCGGCGCAGGCGCGCTGGACTTTTCCAGCATCCTGCAACTGCTGCAAGCCGCACCGCGCAGCTAA
- a CDS encoding CoA-acylating methylmalonate-semialdehyde dehydrogenase, with product MTMTTAAHNSVPSVKLLINGEFVESATQQWRDVVNPATQEVLARVPFATPAEVEAAVASAKQAFLTWRRTPIGARARIFLKYQQLIRENMKELAAILTAEQGKTLPDAEGDIFRGLEVVEHAANIGNLQMGELANNVAGGVDTYTLLQPIGVCAGITPFNFPAMIPLWMFPMAIACGNTFVLKPSEQDPMVTMRLVELALQAGVPAGVLNVVHGGEEVVNAICDHADIKAISFVGSTKVGTHVYNRATLAGKRVQCMMGAKNHAVILPDANKEQTINSLVGATFGAAGQRCMAVSVAVLVGEARNWIPELVATAKTLKVNAGTEPGTDVGPVISCAAYDRVNTLIERGVADGAKLELDGRQPRVPGFEKGNFIAPTIFSGVKPGMSVYDQEIFGPVLCLAEADSLQDAITLINANPNGNGTAIFTQSGAAARKFQEEIDVGQVGINVPIPVPVPLFSFTGSRASKLGDLGPYGKQVISFYTQTKTITQRWFDDSTLSVGVNTTIALK from the coding sequence ATGACCATGACCACCGCAGCACACAATTCCGTCCCCAGCGTAAAACTCCTGATCAATGGCGAATTCGTGGAATCCGCCACCCAGCAATGGCGCGACGTCGTCAATCCGGCCACCCAAGAGGTGCTGGCCCGCGTGCCCTTCGCTACGCCGGCGGAAGTCGAGGCAGCGGTAGCCAGCGCCAAGCAGGCCTTCCTCACCTGGCGCCGCACGCCGATCGGCGCCCGCGCCCGCATCTTCCTGAAATACCAGCAGCTGATCCGCGAGAACATGAAAGAACTGGCCGCCATCCTCACCGCCGAGCAGGGCAAGACCCTGCCCGATGCGGAAGGCGATATTTTCCGCGGCCTGGAAGTGGTGGAGCACGCGGCCAATATCGGCAATCTGCAGATGGGCGAGCTGGCGAATAATGTGGCGGGCGGCGTCGATACCTATACCCTGCTGCAGCCGATCGGCGTGTGCGCCGGCATCACCCCGTTCAACTTCCCGGCCATGATTCCGCTGTGGATGTTCCCCATGGCGATCGCCTGCGGCAATACCTTCGTGCTGAAACCCTCCGAGCAGGACCCGATGGTGACGATGCGCCTGGTGGAATTGGCCCTGCAGGCGGGCGTTCCGGCCGGCGTGCTGAATGTGGTGCACGGCGGCGAAGAGGTGGTGAACGCGATCTGCGACCATGCCGACATCAAGGCCATCTCCTTCGTCGGCTCCACCAAGGTCGGCACCCATGTCTACAACCGCGCCACCCTGGCCGGCAAGCGCGTGCAGTGCATGATGGGGGCCAAGAACCACGCCGTCATCCTGCCCGACGCGAACAAGGAGCAGACCATCAACTCGCTGGTGGGCGCCACTTTCGGCGCGGCCGGCCAGCGCTGCATGGCCGTTTCCGTGGCTGTGCTGGTGGGCGAGGCCCGCAACTGGATTCCCGAACTGGTGGCTACCGCCAAAACGCTGAAGGTCAACGCCGGCACCGAGCCGGGCACCGATGTCGGCCCCGTGATTTCCTGCGCGGCCTACGACCGCGTCAACACCCTGATCGAGCGCGGCGTGGCCGATGGCGCCAAGCTGGAACTCGACGGCCGCCAGCCGCGCGTGCCCGGCTTCGAAAAGGGCAACTTCATCGCGCCCACCATCTTCTCCGGCGTGAAACCCGGCATGAGCGTCTACGACCAGGAAATCTTCGGCCCCGTGCTCTGCCTGGCCGAAGCGGACAGCCTGCAAGACGCCATCACGCTGATCAACGCCAACCCGAACGGCAACGGCACCGCCATCTTCACCCAGTCCGGCGCGGCCGCCCGCAAATTCCAGGAAGAGATCGACGTCGGCCAGGTCGGCATCAATGTGCCGATTCCCGTGCCGGTGCCACTGTTCTCCTTCACCGGCTCGCGCGCTTCCAAGCTGGGCGACCTTGGCCCCTACGGCAAGCAGGTGATCAGCTTCTACACCCAGACCAAGACCATCACCCAGCGCTGGTTCGACGACAGCACGCTCTCGGTGGGCGTCAACACCACGATCGCGCTCAAGTGA